A single Alkalinema sp. FACHB-956 DNA region contains:
- a CDS encoding sulfite exporter TauE/SafE family protein, translated as MTFLQILILTAIFLAASIISVISGSTSLITVPVMLAFGIEPHVAIATNMLGLTVMSFGATLPFVGKGIIDTQRLPLLITLTLISSVLGALLVLIVPSRSMPLIISIAMIAVAIFSSLKKEAGLVPAEGKPPRMAELLGYVATFILGIYGGFFSGGYVTLLTAAYVLLFRMTFIQAIATTKLINIVSSLIATVIFAHQGIIDYGLGLVLSFAMFVGGVIGGQLSLQLSNLWLQRIYLTVIAILTVITLRNAQQRNQSMHPPHWVTPWV; from the coding sequence ATGACCTTTCTTCAGATCCTGATTCTAACTGCGATTTTTCTGGCTGCTAGTATTATTAGTGTCATTTCCGGTAGCACCTCTTTGATTACTGTCCCAGTGATGCTGGCATTTGGGATTGAGCCCCATGTTGCTATTGCTACGAATATGTTGGGACTGACGGTCATGAGCTTTGGTGCTACATTACCTTTTGTCGGTAAAGGAATTATTGATACACAACGTTTGCCATTGCTGATAACATTAACCTTAATCAGCTCAGTCTTGGGGGCATTGCTTGTCCTGATTGTTCCCTCCCGATCGATGCCGCTGATTATTTCGATCGCGATGATTGCGGTTGCAATATTTTCATCTCTTAAGAAAGAGGCTGGCCTTGTTCCAGCGGAAGGAAAGCCGCCAAGAATGGCAGAGCTTTTAGGCTATGTGGCTACCTTTATCCTAGGGATTTATGGCGGTTTTTTTAGCGGTGGCTATGTCACTTTGCTGACAGCAGCCTATGTCCTGCTCTTTCGGATGACATTTATTCAAGCGATCGCGACGACTAAACTGATCAACATTGTTTCTTCGTTGATCGCCACCGTGATTTTTGCCCACCAAGGAATCATTGATTATGGTTTGGGCCTGGTTCTGAGTTTTGCGATGTTTGTTGGGGGCGTGATCGGTGGTCAACTGTCTCTTCAGTTAAGTAACCTATGGTTGCAGCGAATTTACCTAACAGTAATTGCGATTTTGACAGTAATCACACTCCGTAATGCCCAACAACGGAATCAGTCAATGCATCCCCCTCACTGGGTCACTCCGTGGGTGTGA
- a CDS encoding DOPA 4,5-dioxygenase family protein gives MGNGSGYEDASNAVQALNDEITGFHAHVYYDTATRGAAERVRQGLGDRFAVQLGRWHDQLVGPHTQWMYQVAFQPDQFGSLVPWLMLHREGLDILIHPNTSDPVADHTDHALWLGNKLAVNVEPLRSMRLP, from the coding sequence ATGGGTAATGGGAGCGGATATGAAGATGCCAGCAATGCAGTCCAAGCGCTTAATGACGAAATTACAGGGTTTCATGCCCACGTCTACTATGACACAGCGACTCGTGGGGCAGCGGAACGGGTACGACAGGGGTTGGGCGATCGCTTTGCAGTGCAATTGGGACGCTGGCATGACCAATTGGTTGGCCCTCACACGCAATGGATGTATCAGGTTGCTTTCCAGCCCGATCAATTTGGTTCCCTTGTGCCTTGGCTGATGCTGCACCGAGAGGGTTTAGATATTCTCATTCATCCCAACACGAGTGATCCCGTCGCCGATCATACTGACCATGCCCTGTGGCTGGGAAACAAGCTGGCAGTCAATGTGGAACCCCTACGATCAATGCGTCTCCCATGA
- a CDS encoding aryl-sulfate sulfotransferase, which yields MIGIVSDNAIALPNVFPTGTTLYDPTQAYNSYVLFSAPDGNTHLIDMDGNEVHRWDKFGFPPEMLNPAQTDGEKGHILVQLKNGNSPFGNIFANQEVGELDWDSHVVWRWGTQAPGGKARQNHDISRLPNGNTLLLTTIDHPVAGVSEQAIGDQRIIEVTKEGQVVWSWTVGDHIDEFGISTSGREILRQIYDDGGKGFGFLTINDMEPIGPNRWFDAGDSRFAPDNLVIDSREASFIAIIDKQTGKIVWRLGPDYGLDDAIDNPKAPGLGTVTNNALRPTLSLKTPRPVDQTSGQHDAHIIPEGLPGAGNLLVFDNEGPSGFPPTRLSAQLGSRVLEINPTTNTIVWQYTGIDSDQPIWGFYSSFISSARRLPNGNTLIDEGMNGRLFQVTPSGEIVWEYINPYYSRQQLGLDRTVSTNWVYRAQPIPYNWVPDGTPHAEVAIRPPKNSEFRVTPRT from the coding sequence ATGATCGGCATCGTGTCAGATAACGCGATCGCGCTACCCAACGTCTTCCCCACAGGCACAACCCTCTACGACCCAACCCAAGCCTACAACAGCTATGTGCTATTCAGCGCCCCAGACGGTAACACCCATCTGATCGATATGGACGGCAACGAAGTCCACCGCTGGGACAAATTTGGCTTCCCGCCGGAAATGCTCAATCCAGCCCAGACGGACGGTGAGAAGGGGCACATTTTGGTGCAACTCAAAAACGGAAATTCCCCCTTTGGCAACATCTTCGCCAATCAGGAAGTTGGTGAACTGGATTGGGACAGTCATGTTGTTTGGCGTTGGGGAACCCAGGCTCCCGGTGGCAAAGCCCGCCAAAATCACGATATCAGTCGCTTACCGAATGGCAATACCTTGCTGCTGACCACGATCGATCATCCAGTGGCGGGGGTGAGTGAGCAAGCAATCGGTGATCAACGCATTATTGAAGTGACGAAAGAGGGGCAAGTAGTTTGGAGTTGGACAGTTGGAGATCACATTGATGAGTTTGGCATTTCGACCTCAGGTCGTGAAATCCTGCGCCAAATCTACGATGACGGTGGCAAGGGATTTGGCTTTTTGACCATTAATGACATGGAACCGATCGGCCCCAATCGTTGGTTTGATGCAGGCGACTCTCGGTTTGCGCCAGATAATCTTGTGATTGACTCGCGTGAAGCCAGTTTTATCGCCATCATCGACAAGCAAACGGGCAAAATTGTTTGGCGGCTTGGGCCAGATTATGGGCTAGACGATGCGATCGATAATCCCAAAGCCCCAGGGCTAGGAACCGTGACCAATAACGCGCTCCGACCAACCCTCAGTCTCAAAACTCCGCGCCCAGTGGATCAAACCAGTGGCCAGCACGATGCCCATATTATTCCGGAAGGTTTGCCCGGTGCGGGTAATCTATTAGTGTTCGATAATGAAGGGCCCTCGGGATTTCCGCCCACGCGACTCAGTGCCCAATTGGGATCGCGGGTTTTGGAAATTAATCCCACAACGAATACGATCGTTTGGCAATATACTGGCATTGATTCGGATCAGCCGATTTGGGGATTTTATAGTTCGTTTATTTCCAGTGCCCGCCGCTTACCCAATGGCAATACTTTGATTGACGAAGGCATGAATGGGCGTTTATTTCAGGTGACACCCTCCGGTGAGATTGTTTGGGAATATATCAATCCCTACTACAGTCGCCAGCAGCTAGGGCTCGATCGCACGGTCTCTACCAATTGGGTTTATCGGGCACAGCCAATTCCCTACAACTGGGTACCCGATGGCACGCCCCACGCTGAAGTTGCTATTCGACCGCCCAAAAATTCGGAATTTCGTGTGACACCACGAACTTGA
- a CDS encoding SDR family NAD(P)-dependent oxidoreductase codes for MTGTLVGKVAIVTGASAGIGKATAIALSREGAKVAIVARRGDRLDTLAQQITAAGGDALVIVADITDDTAIPTIVEKTRTAWGQIDILVNNAGIALTGEIANADPADWRRMIELNLLALMNLTHGVLPIFQAQGTGHIVNVSSVAGRTVRVGIGGYNVSKWGVNAFSEALRLEVSKHNIRVTVIEPGMVNTEIDQHISDANAKQRSQELRNSITPLESEDIASAIVYAVTQPPRVNVNEILIRPTTQTW; via the coding sequence ATGACTGGAACATTAGTAGGTAAAGTTGCGATCGTCACAGGAGCCTCCGCTGGGATTGGCAAAGCAACGGCGATCGCCCTCTCCAGAGAAGGGGCCAAGGTGGCGATCGTTGCCCGTCGGGGCGATCGGTTAGACACGCTGGCCCAACAGATTACGGCAGCAGGGGGAGATGCCTTAGTGATTGTGGCGGATATCACCGACGACACAGCAATCCCAACGATTGTTGAGAAAACGAGAACCGCCTGGGGACAGATTGATATTCTGGTCAATAATGCGGGAATTGCCCTGACCGGTGAGATTGCCAATGCTGACCCTGCGGACTGGCGACGCATGATTGAGCTGAATTTACTGGCATTGATGAATCTGACCCATGGGGTGTTACCGATTTTCCAAGCTCAGGGCACAGGTCATATTGTAAATGTTTCCTCCGTGGCAGGGCGTACCGTTCGAGTGGGGATTGGTGGCTACAACGTGAGTAAATGGGGCGTCAATGCATTTTCTGAAGCGCTGCGGCTAGAAGTCTCGAAACACAATATTCGTGTGACGGTGATTGAGCCGGGTATGGTCAATACAGAAATTGATCAACACATTAGTGATGCTAATGCCAAACAACGGAGTCAAGAGCTGCGCAATTCAATTACGCCGCTAGAAAGTGAGGATATTGCCTCCGCGATCGTCTACGCGGTGACCCAACCCCCCCGCGTTAACGTCAACGAAATTCTGATTCGTCCGACAACCCAAACTTGGTAA
- a CDS encoding LLM class flavin-dependent oxidoreductase: MTQTKQLKLGAFMRPISIHTGAWRYPGALPDANFNFPAIQQLIQKLEQGKFDAFFMADHLALLNMPIDALKRSHTVTSFEPFTLLSALSTVTHHIGLIATASTTYDEPFHIARRFASLDHISRGRAGWNIVTTANPDAALNFGLEEDLDHDERYARAREFYDVVTGLWDSFADDAFVRDVDAGIYFDPERLHVLGHQGKYLSVRGPLNIARPVQGHPVIVQAGASNVGRQLAAETAEVVFAPASNLEAGKALFADIKGRAQAIGRDPDSIKILPGALVVVGDTVEAAIAKRAHLDSLVHYDSGIASLNSALGYDVSGFDPDGPLPTIPETNAGKSSRERVITLAQRENLTMRQLAQRVGSYGGLAFVGTPQTIADEMEQWLTEEGSDGFNIMFPFIPEGLNDFVDQVVPELQRRGIFRTEYEGKTLRENLGLARPGNQFFGTTKAAVDYASVS; the protein is encoded by the coding sequence ATGACTCAAACAAAACAGTTAAAGTTGGGTGCATTCATGCGTCCCATCAGCATTCACACTGGTGCGTGGCGCTATCCAGGGGCTTTGCCGGATGCGAACTTTAACTTTCCCGCGATTCAACAACTCATCCAAAAATTGGAGCAGGGCAAGTTCGATGCATTTTTCATGGCCGATCACTTGGCATTGCTAAATATGCCGATCGATGCCCTCAAACGCAGTCATACAGTGACTTCCTTTGAACCCTTTACCCTGCTTTCAGCCCTTTCCACCGTGACTCATCACATTGGACTGATTGCGACGGCCTCTACGACCTACGACGAGCCGTTCCACATCGCTCGCCGCTTTGCATCCCTAGATCACATTAGTCGTGGGCGAGCGGGCTGGAACATTGTCACGACTGCCAATCCTGATGCTGCCCTCAACTTTGGTTTGGAAGAAGACCTCGATCATGACGAACGTTATGCGCGGGCACGGGAATTTTATGATGTGGTGACGGGCCTTTGGGATTCCTTTGCCGATGATGCTTTTGTCCGCGATGTGGATGCAGGGATTTATTTTGATCCAGAGAGGTTGCATGTTCTTGGGCATCAAGGCAAATATCTATCTGTGCGAGGCCCGTTAAATATTGCTAGACCTGTCCAGGGCCATCCCGTAATTGTGCAGGCGGGGGCCTCGAATGTAGGCCGACAACTTGCTGCCGAAACCGCTGAGGTCGTGTTTGCGCCTGCGAGTAATCTGGAAGCTGGGAAAGCCTTATTTGCGGATATCAAGGGACGCGCTCAGGCGATCGGTCGGGATCCCGATAGTATTAAAATTCTGCCCGGTGCTTTGGTCGTTGTAGGTGACACGGTGGAAGCCGCGATCGCCAAGCGGGCCCATTTGGATAGCTTGGTTCATTACGATAGTGGGATTGCCAGTTTGAATAGTGCCTTGGGCTATGACGTTTCGGGCTTTGACCCCGATGGGCCGCTGCCAACAATCCCCGAAACCAACGCTGGGAAAAGTTCCCGTGAACGAGTTATAACTCTTGCCCAACGGGAAAACCTCACCATGCGCCAATTGGCGCAACGAGTCGGCAGTTACGGCGGATTAGCCTTTGTGGGCACGCCCCAAACGATCGCCGATGAGATGGAACAATGGTTAACCGAAGAAGGCTCTGATGGCTTTAACATCATGTTTCCCTTCATCCCGGAAGGACTGAATGACTTTGTGGATCAAGTGGTGCCAGAACTTCAGCGGCGGGGAATTTTTCGCACGGAATACGAAGGCAAAACCCTGCGGGAAAATCTGGGACTAGCTCGCCCCGGCAACCAATTCTTCGGGACGACAAAGGCTGCTGTCGATTATGCATCTGTGTCCTAA
- a CDS encoding LLM class flavin-dependent oxidoreductase: protein MSNQPKQLKLGAFLMSSGHHLAAWRYPDARADGGLSFDHFRQIAQTAERGKFDMIFFADGVAVRDRDRGPEVLSRSGHVVHFEPLTLLSALAVVTDRIGLAATVSTTYNEPFHLARKFASLDYLSGGRAAWNLVTSATTAEARNFSREKHMDHAPRYERAREFVEVVTKLWDSWEDDAFLRDKETGRYFDPEKLHVPNHKGEHFAVKGPLNVGRPIQGYPVIIQAGSSEDGKNLAAPTAEVIFTAQQTLADAQAFYADVKGRLAKYGRHPDQLKIMPGIFPVIGATEQEAQEKFAAIQALIHPQVGLSLLAGMLGEVDLSQYPLDGPLPEIPPTELQQSRQRLLIELAQRQNLTIRQLYEAIAGARGHWQVVGTPEQIADKLEEWFRNGAADGFNIMPPYLPGGLEEFVDHVIPVLQQRGLFRTEYEGQTLRENLGLERPTNQFIPAQPAQREPELAGTSAH, encoded by the coding sequence ATGAGTAACCAACCAAAACAACTCAAGCTCGGCGCTTTTCTCATGAGTTCGGGACATCACTTAGCTGCTTGGCGGTACCCCGATGCACGGGCCGATGGGGGCTTGAGTTTTGACCATTTTCGCCAAATTGCTCAGACGGCGGAACGGGGTAAATTCGACATGATCTTTTTTGCGGATGGCGTTGCGGTTCGCGATCGCGATCGCGGCCCCGAAGTCTTAAGCCGCAGTGGTCATGTTGTCCATTTTGAGCCCTTAACGTTGCTATCGGCATTGGCTGTCGTGACCGATCGCATTGGTCTAGCGGCGACTGTATCAACTACCTACAACGAACCCTTTCACCTGGCCCGTAAATTTGCCTCTTTAGACTATCTCAGTGGTGGGCGAGCCGCCTGGAACTTAGTGACTTCCGCCACAACCGCCGAAGCCCGCAACTTCAGCCGAGAGAAACATATGGATCATGCTCCCCGGTATGAGCGTGCCCGTGAGTTTGTTGAAGTGGTGACGAAGCTGTGGGATAGCTGGGAAGATGATGCGTTTCTTCGGGATAAAGAGACCGGTCGGTATTTTGACCCAGAGAAATTACATGTTCCCAACCATAAAGGCGAACACTTTGCGGTCAAAGGCCCCTTAAATGTGGGTCGGCCCATTCAAGGGTATCCGGTTATTATCCAAGCAGGCTCCTCAGAAGATGGCAAAAATTTAGCCGCTCCAACCGCCGAGGTCATTTTTACAGCCCAGCAAACCCTGGCGGATGCTCAAGCGTTCTACGCAGATGTTAAAGGCCGCTTGGCGAAGTACGGTCGCCATCCCGATCAACTCAAAATTATGCCGGGAATTTTTCCGGTCATTGGAGCAACGGAGCAGGAAGCGCAGGAAAAATTTGCGGCGATTCAAGCCTTAATTCATCCCCAAGTGGGTTTAAGCTTGTTGGCTGGAATGCTCGGGGAGGTAGACTTGTCCCAATATCCGTTGGATGGGCCTCTTCCAGAAATTCCCCCGACGGAACTTCAACAAAGTCGTCAGCGGTTACTGATAGAACTGGCGCAACGGCAGAATTTAACCATTCGGCAATTGTACGAAGCGATCGCAGGGGCACGGGGCCATTGGCAAGTGGTGGGCACCCCCGAACAAATTGCTGACAAGTTAGAAGAATGGTTCCGTAACGGTGCAGCAGATGGATTTAACATCATGCCGCCCTACCTGCCGGGGGGATTGGAAGAATTTGTTGATCACGTAATTCCTGTCCTGCAACAACGGGGGCTATTCCGCACGGAATACGAAGGTCAGACCCTGCGGGAAAATCTGGGCCTAGAGCGTCCGACCAACCAGTTCATACCAGCCCAGCCAGCCCAGCGTGAACCAGAATTGGCAGGGACATCTGCCCACTGA